The genomic region tttcttgtctttttttttttttttaaatcttggtAAAGCTTAACGCCAAAGTAAAGTTGGCTGGATTTTTACGCAGGCCTGTCCCAGTCCACATTCCAGTGCAGCAGAGAGCGCTCACGGCTCTccacagccacagccacagccCGGTGAGGCGGTGCCATAGGAGCGCTGTTTCCGTCCCTCTGTCCGCTGCACCTGAGTGCGCGTACAGAGCGTCAGTTTCCCCCGGCTGTGCGTGCGATCCGCGGGGGCGCACTGAGGACTATGGCCGTGCAGGGATCCGCCGCTGACCTCTCTGTGCCCGTGCTGGATTTGGAAGAGGACGATGATTTGGAAGTTTTCTCAAAGGTACACGTAAACACCAACTAACCCCGTGTGCGCGCTCATACGTGGACAGCGCGCGTCTCCAAAACTTCTCAGAGGAAACTTGGTCCGTCCCGGTGATTTGTTGTAGGGAAGAAAAGTTGTTTAAATGCTTTTCGTGGTCTTTACGCTGCGCAATTCTCAAGGCACTCCCTCTGGAAGAACTGTGGAAATATGGGCATGTGACCGCAGCAGTGAAGTAGGAAGTGATGCAGTGAGACAAATGGACAGGGACGATCAGATCTGAGTGTGAACGTGTGGAATACAGGATTTTAAGCTTTAAATCAAACATCCTTTCAAGTAAATGAACCAGTCACGGATACTCTGTATGGATAAAGTAGTTACAGTCAGGTCTCCACATAATAAGctataataataacactaataatactactcagttacatttacttgagtaactttttaaagaaattatactttctagcagcatacttttacttctacttgagttatGTTTCTATTAAAGTATTAGTtctcttactcaagtaaaagttttagtTCCTCTTCCCcttgtgagtaagtctacaagtgacaaaagctttacgtcgacaatatgaaattattttgtgtttcttaCAGCGCTCCTTCACATAtgatttctcatttttgtgtctttgaaaataccacattttgttgattatttaatgttttgtccttcaaattgcATTAACTTTCTATTAttaatcagatgttacgtccaaTTACTATACTCTcacttcagtagtagttttcccaaatgctttttactcttacttgagtaatttttggaccactactttgtacttctacttgagtaatattattttgaagtaataatCTTTTTCTcgtacttgagtacaatttgtTACCCATCCCACCTCAGCTTGTCAGTTTAAGCATAACGGGAAATGGAAACGTTAAAGCAAAATACGAATAATGAATGATGTCTATTCAAACAGTACTATATTATGAATCTCTACTTAGCTTCTGTctgttagttgttgttttgattcagtgttatgaagttgttttacaGCAGCCCTTAAGATTGACtagtttaaattaaaaagtattcaGATCATGTTGGAGGCTGAGATCGACAGCTGCACACACAGCCTACGATGAGAGCAGCAGAAACAGTTGAGACTAATAAACAGGGCAGTGGTGTTGAACCTGCTTACTTCCTTTTTCAGTTGATCACATGATCCAGGTGCACGGCTCACACAGACAGTCTGGTCTGTAACAGACCATAACAGCAAGTGAGACAAGTGTCCAGCTCTGGGACAGTCCACCTCAGTGTGTCATGGGCAAAAATTTAGAATCagggctgcaacaattaatcaGAACAAATCATATTTTGGACTATTCAGACTGTAAAACACACACCACAAAGCCTTTTAGAACAAATACAGcagagttatttaaaaaaaaaacaaaaaaacatttcaaacttttttttggtaaaaCTAAATCTCTGTACAATAGAAATTAGGGTTTTTTTGGtgttgttttggtgatgtttttttttttttggacatatACCAACTATGTGtttccctgattggttaatccacctgtcaatcacaccctctgAACATCATGGAGACTGGATACTGTTCCAGACGATACATCTTTGTGCAGTAAAGTCTGTTATCTCCGTCGATGGTTCCCCTGTCATTACCTGTGTGTCATTACCTGGACTTTTCAGCTGGACTTGTTGAGACATGCACACCTCTCAATGACAGTCTCCACACAGGACTGAGTCCCTCTTTATGTCAGACTAAGACTGGACAATATGAACTTTTTATCATTGTTGATTTATCAGTCCCAACAGCTCTAATGTGGGTCTGTAGGTTGAATCATTTCTCTACAGTTGTATGTAGTATATTGCCCTGTAAAATGCTGTAAATTGATATCCTCAGCTATAAaagtctccatggggtcttagaTGTCGGTAATCAGCTAATGAGGCAGTGACAGTATCAGTGAGGGCTGAGTGATTTCAGTCAAtcaaaaataactttatttgtGGCAGTTTACGCACATTGACTAGTAAAATACAGTAATGATAGAAGGTTCAAACAAAAGCCTCAGTGCAACAGGTAGAGTCAGCAGATCCAGTGTCAGTGCAGTTTGCGTTGTTGTATaaagtctgtagcatttcaGCGCTGGCTAGCATCGCTGTTTCCAAGCAGGGTCACCacggatacaggaaaaacacaacTTCTGTCTTTTGAACTGCACAAACTGcacttctttgttggtcaaaatCCCCAAATATTGAGTAAAAAAtctaacatttgaaaaaaaaaaaaactttaataactgctcagtgtgccagCCAGACAGCTTCAAGAGCAGCCAACATAGCAACCACAGAATGATTTTGTGTCATTAAAAACTAATAGaatgcatttcatttttattttcctgaacataaacaagacacattttaaataactggAGGAAtacaatgtacatttttattttaatgacaaaGTTTGGTATTAgaaagttactggtcagatctgtggaaaggctaGCCCACTGACAATAAGAAcgcacctgtaattgaataaatgcaggatggGTACATTTAttaccgtactgtggaacattccaggcagagcaataaaatctccatggagacaagcacatgacAGACTCCCACCagataatatacattttaaaaacaaaagtaaacatgGTCATTTCAATACCATATAATATATgtcgtgttagcagttaataccctataaaagtgtaaaaaaaacactgctgaCTTGGATGAACGACCCTGTTTCAGAACACCTCTGTGGCTGATGGGAGCCCTCTGCCCACCTCCCCCAGCTCCATGACCAACCAGTACCACCTGGACCGTGAGGACCCTGAGGAGAGCCTGGAGCAGAacccagaggagagggagagagacctCTTCATCACGGTGGACAACCCCGAGAGTCAGGTGACCGCCATCGAGACCTTCATCATGTACAGAGTGCTCACCAGGGTAAGACTGTCCACTACTGTCCAGCACTGTCTTCACTATTGTCCACTGCTGCCCGTTACTGTCCAGCATCGTTATAATACTAAAATTTGAAACTCGATACTAAACtttaatactaaggaatagactttacactcaatactgattccgataccacaatgataataaaaaataaacaatacaatgtaattttcaacattaaatggcaaTATGTCCTTTTACATCACCACATGACCTTATATCTGTTATcggtctatgtggtcttatacagctcatcattctaaagctattcagaaaagattTATTCCTCtgagtgtgacttttttagtatcaatatgaGAATGAGAATctcaaatgagaatctagtttctacaccagttttagtatctgattttcaatacatcTGCACAGAAATGgattgaccaataggaggagctGGCATCGTGCTGCATTAAATAGAAAAGCACTGAATCACAAAAAGGCAGCCTTGGTTTGCacgtttttcaattttatttttttagagcccatattacgccattttctgctttatgttataatgttgttttctcatcacaaacatgtctggagttgtgttttgtttcattcacacatgttttgaagctttggagatgtaaacagactaataataaagagtaactcaaacatgtgaatgaaacaaaacacagctgttcatgtttttgatgaggtaacagctctttaacgtgacttaaagctcataagagtccattttgcacaatGCAGGACCTTTAAGTGTTAGTTGGAGCCTTTCGCCGTCAATATGCCAATAGACAGTTGACCAATCACGCAGTGTTTTTTATGGTCACTAGATGGGTCACTATAGATCACGGTGCAATGCCAAAGAAAACACAGAGCAGCGGGACAATGACGGGTCTTCTGTGCACAACACGACTCAATAAGAATCTATAAATACTGTTTAAACACACTCTGTAGTTGTGATTATGAATAAACTACTCTTAAATAAAAACCCTTATGGTGTAAAGTTGATGTCATTAGTGATTTACCTTCACTTAAAAGATCAATAGCTTCTCATCTCACAAGAATGTGTTTTCTTGTGATATCCATGTCAAATAAATTATGTATGATTaatattagtccataaatactgCCTTTATGAGACACATACATTATTATTGGAGTTACATAAGTTCACACTGTTATATTTGTACAATCTTGATACATTActttaattaatatatcttttaTCCTGTATAACTTGCATgtgattattatatttaaatgtagtcATGATTGTGGTGACCTGTGGTGACTGGTGTGCGCTCTGTGTGTAGACCACCCGAGGGGACTTTGACTCCAGTGAGGTGGAGGTCCGGAGGAGGTACCAGGAGTTCTCGTGGCTCCGGAGCAAGTTGGAGGAGAGCCACCCCACTCTCATCATCCCTGTGAGTccctttactactactactgttaatcACCCATGTTGTAGCATAGTTGTCTCATTCTCCTCTCAGGAACCTACTGCAACATTTTTTTACAACCAAAAAACAGTTTCTGCTCAAGGTGAGAAGATGACTTGTGCTGAAAGTATGTTTGTTGTAAAGAGcaggtattatacaaaattgactttttggcaCATGCtatcgtgttataatgctgttcccacatcaaaaacattcctgaggagtttttttaatgtcatctatgcttgtttgaataatctagagatctctcctgggccctattcggaccctgcactcttcactacactgaatggagtagaccacattactttatggctcagtttttttttgctttgggtGAAAGTGTTTGTAGGGTTGAAATAGACCcgaatttcatactgtctgaaaattctctgaaccttttcagacacacccgctgtggAAGGATAATAGTTGCACCTTTCCTTCAAGGATCaggattccctgttgtcctgtttttttagctCCCTTAGATCTAttaaaggcccattttggatatccacaggcagagagggctttctccatgaGTTGTTCcccccagaactgaagaagtggcttgaatgagcagtgaaatgtcttcactcctacaattttttgtctagttgacagatttaacttttggcttttgtccctttttaagTAGAGGGAACCAATGCGATTATAAAGGGTGTCTTGAATTACGGTTTTCACAGTTAATAGTGACTAAAGATACCTATATGGTTGTTGTAACTATATTATAATCATAAATCCTTGCTGTAtaataccagtcaaaagtttggaaacaAGTGTCATTcagttattgtatttatttatttttttactgcttTCTACACTTTATACAGTCATCAAATATATGAGAAAGGAAATATGgagttatgtagcaaagaaaaaagtgaaataacccAACTAATATTAGCCAAAAATGCAATTCTTGACAAAGGGTCAAGAATtacacttttggcatttcttgacgcTGTGTCTTGTCAGGGTCAACAAATGCTAAGAGTGCAAACCATGCAAACCAAACCAAAGCGTGGCTATGTTTAAAAATCTCAAACAAGTGGAGttattttgacttcatttttgtttgctacattccatGTGTCGCtgatagttttgatgccttcagtgagaatctacaatgtaaataatcacggaaaagtccaaacttttgactggtagtataAATTGAATCTACGCTCCACAAATAATGAACATTTACTGCtacaggattggctgtagacctccctaaaaaaacaaaacacctaaACACTTGAGTGACACaatttgatatataaatgtaattcaTTCAGGAACTCTCTACTCGGGATGTGATGGTATTGGtgatattgtgatattgtgGCAGGAGAATTGTCTCGATATGGTCGTGGCCTCTTTTCTGTATTAAACTGTATTATttgtgctcaaaataaatagttttgagTTTGTGTCAGCGGAAAAAAATATAACTACATATAGTATGATCTTCCGTCAGATCCACAGTTTGAGCCAATAGGATCACGTGCTGCACGGTTTCTATTAACAACCAAACACAGCGGCATGCGGATGGCAGCGTTTGTTAAGAAGGGAGAATGGATAGAGGAAAGCTGAGCAAAGACCCTGCATGCTCCCAATGCTTTTAAGTCCCAGATGTATTTTGGTTTTGCCAAGATCAGTGGAACAGTGCTGCCCTACAACAGAGCAAGATATGCTGCAGAATACACAGCCAGTGAGTCACGTATGTTTTCTGATGCTGGCAAAAAAGACTAGAATATACTACTGGAATACTAGAATTTACTGCACAGTTTCATTTATTGGGTAGATAAGGGGAGTTGTAGAGCACAACACAAAGTACAGCCTTATtcgaagtgctttacagaacaagaacgtgttaaaactattaaattgcaatgcagttaaacaaaatattgttttttttactactccACCGGGCTGTTCACATTGCAGTTGTTTTGAACATAAATTGGTATTTTGCACTTCAGAAAAGGTATCATTGAAAAGTAAAACGCAAAAAGCACAATAATAAGCACAAGTTCAATATCACAGTAAATATTGTAGTGTGAGGTTCATACCCAACATAATATTGTACTGTGGATATCTCTGCTTGTCCTCATCACATATCTAGAATCTGGCCACTGactaaaaatgttatttgagtCTAAAGCCCAGTGTATTTTGCCTGTGTGTTTGTTGCAGCCTCTGCCAGAGAAGTTTGTGGTGAAGGGCATGGTGGAGCGCTTCAGTGAGGACTTCATCGAGACCAGGAAGAAAGCTCTGCATAGGTTCCTCCAGAAACTCTCTGTCCACCCAGTCCTGTCCCACAGCCCCCATCTCAAGGCCTTCCTCACTGCACAGGTACAGGGAGGGGGGAGCATGGGAGGGGTTAAGGggttttctaattctgacttggtttggtgggatagtacctggtcaatatttatcatagttttacatcagttaagtttCAGAGTTGAAAAATGAAATCCCTGTATCTACTTCATCAACCCGGAGAATTCCATTCATTCAAAAGTCAGGGAAAGGAAGGcatattttacagtttaaatcttCATTTACCAAAATATAGTTGTTGTCATTTATGTTATTAATCTAATCATAAAGTTTGTGTAATTAAAGGGTGTGACCCTTTGTTTTCTGCTAGGTAAGTTATATATCcatgtatgtcacatctgctacCTGTgtccaggaagtaaaatataaacttcaccatatatatattttatatatatatatatatatatgtatatatatatatatatatatatatatatacacacacacacataatattatcatattagcttttttttttgtttgtttgttgttgttgttgtttttttgtttgtttttttatagagATGGGTGATATATTGGTTCCACTAACCGTATGGGCCGATACTGATACAGATTCTTCATACAGACATCAGCTGTATATTATGTGTGtactttttgaaaaaaataaactaaatggtttctgtttgagagaagaactgagtaaaaatggaaaatttgaattttaagaAGTTTCGACAGGCAAATGGTGCCAATTTTTCAGAATAACTGTGAATTACAAATTGAAATGTCATTGTTAAGACATTTTAGAGTCAAGTTGCACCAAACAGAAATGGAAAAACCTGCTGAGATGCACCAGAAATGTCTCTTTAAACCTCTTGGGGGGGATAACCTGTCAGACTTAAACTATCCACAGCAGTGACACCTGCAGACTGTGGTGCTGAGTGTCCATGTCTTACAGGACCTGACTCCCCATAAGAAGCAGGGCCCGGGGCTGCTGAGTCGTATGGGGGACACGATGCGCTCAATGGCCCAGTCTATGAGGGGCGTGAGGGGCCGAGCTGAAGAGTTCTCCTCCCTCCAGGACTACACCGACCGCTTCAACTCCACCATCTGCTCTGTGGACAGGGTCACACAGAGGGTCATCCGGGAGCAGAAAGGtgcacacacatgaaacaaaaatgcacacacatgaaacacaaacgcacacattcATGACATTTCAGGGTAGTgttatcacaatacaaaaatttcaacctcaattttgatactaaggaataggctcaATACACAATACCGATACCACGATggtaataaataaaagcattctttctttagacgataaaatgtgattttcaacattaaatcatagtactttattttataattccatgtggccttgtatattagtctatgtgtcttatacttgttctgatacagctcaagatcattctaaagctgttcaggagaAGTAcatttctatcctgtgaatATGACCTTTTtggtatcaatacctgctcaaatgattatctagtttcaatactacttcagtattgattagtaaCTGATTTTGACAAGCCTATTTCAGGGTTCAGAtgacattttgatgatttttaaaTGCTTCTGTAGTTGTTTACAATCAGCACGCTTAATCCAGTTGTTTACAATCAGCACGCTTAATCCACATCCTTCTTTTTAAGCATATATTGCAAATGCAATGTTTGTTAGGAAAATtgcaattacatattttttctaaaattttgctgCTGTACCTTTCACTATttaaaagatacaatatttattttttattagtatttgaTGTGCCAACAGTTGCACTTTCTCCAGGcattaccttttatttattatttataattaaatTACATTCTCTAAAAAAATACCCTGAGGAGTCTTTAAATGCAGTTGTTAtagtgatttgattttttttaatgctgtttCAACATAAACAAACTACTGCCTCTGCTTTTAACCCAGACGTTTTCCATACACTTATGTTGATCCAAATGTGTGCAGAGTACCTGGATGAGCTGCGGCAGTATAGCCCCACCTACAGTCAGTGGGCggagctggaggagggcctATCAGAGACTCTGAAAGGTGTGGCCAGGAGCCTGGATCTGATTGGTCAGGAGACAGAAGGGCAGGTCCAGGAGCTGTCCGAGGTGCTGGTGCCAGTGCTGCACGAGTATGTGCTGTGTGCCGATACACTCAAGGTAAAACGAATACACTTTTACACTGGAATATATATTACTGGAATATATATTGGGATACAAAATGATATTTTTTGTATCACAGAATTAAATCTTGTAAATGATCTTTCAAAACGCAGATGGTGCTGAGGCGCAGAGACAACATCCAGGCAGACTTTGAGGTGAAGAACGAGGCTCTGGCCACAAGGAAAGTGGAGCAGGAAACGGTGAGGGTGTGTgcctgggtgtgtgtgtgcgggtgtgtgcgcgtgtgtgtgtgtgtgtgtgtgtgtgattgtgtgcatgagtgtgtgtgggcttaaagtgcatatgagatgttttcatgtttttctaattactgCTCTGTTTGGGGGGttgaaggcatttttctgtcaGATTTAACATTGAGctaacaaaataaagctgatgtaatgtatttttatttgtctaatcacAACTATAAGACAGACTTTggtccttgttaacattatggttgctaggtaacattaTGGAAATACTTGTACATATGTCATACCTGCTGCTCCTGTCCAACCAGTAAATGAAATCAtaaacttcactagaattacAATACTAAGTACAatgtttagtaaaatcttaTAAATAATTACgctaactatgttttagtgaaaaagtaCTCAAACAAAAAGATACAAATGTCATGTACTAATGTTACGTGAACTGCAGCTTGAGTAAAAAGGAGTTTAGGAGAATCACGTCCAGAGAAAGCTGCCTGGTACTGCCTGGTTTGAAAGTGAACTTATGGAGGAGACTAACAGAAAGCACAGAGTGAACCAGCCAGAGGAATGACTCCTGTGGCATGTGCAGTGTTTTTCTTCACTTAGAGAAAGAACAGCTGGAGATTAGACTTAACTCCACAAGTATGAGACAAAAATATCTTTTAGAGCTACATTGTCTGCGGTTTTACACACATGTCCAGGGCATTTAAATTACAATACTTAAAGCTGGGATACCCAACTATTGTTTTTActtactttctctttctttatttatttctggcCTAAAACTGAATGGATATTAACTATGTGCCATTAGACaaattacacagatttaaataTATACTTGTCCTCCTTTTGGAGTGTGAAAATGAGGTACCCCACATTTAAGATCACAAACTTGATTTCAGTACTATACAGACTTCTTTAGTACTACAAAGATGTCATCGGCAAATCTCCCTGAGtttagatgggtgtgattgacgggtggattagccaatcagggacacacgtgGTCCGCCCTATCAAAACCAATATAGCAgcttacaaggaaaaacaaccaaaaaaagtcacaggggactgaaaaacatggc from Periophthalmus magnuspinnatus isolate fPerMag1 chromosome 20, fPerMag1.2.pri, whole genome shotgun sequence harbors:
- the snx7 gene encoding sorting nexin-7, yielding MAVQGSAADLSVPVLDLEEDDDLEVFSKNTSVADGSPLPTSPSSMTNQYHLDREDPEESLEQNPEERERDLFITVDNPESQVTAIETFIMYRVLTRTTRGDFDSSEVEVRRRYQEFSWLRSKLEESHPTLIIPPLPEKFVVKGMVERFSEDFIETRKKALHRFLQKLSVHPVLSHSPHLKAFLTAQDLTPHKKQGPGLLSRMGDTMRSMAQSMRGVRGRAEEFSSLQDYTDRFNSTICSVDRVTQRVIREQKEYLDELRQYSPTYSQWAELEEGLSETLKGVARSLDLIGQETEGQVQELSEVLVPVLHEYVLCADTLKMVLRRRDNIQADFEVKNEALATRKVEQETLQEEVDSLADRLEQANVALRADWRHWRSSLRSDIQTSLLSTAERNVQYYEKCLAIWESFLLSQKVDPAQHQNQEPSS